The following coding sequences lie in one Drosophila sulfurigaster albostrigata strain 15112-1811.04 chromosome 2R, ASM2355843v2, whole genome shotgun sequence genomic window:
- the LOC133838854 gene encoding chorion class B protein L11 translates to MRGMCLNMPLATMLLLLLLSMLGTHLTEATEAAAVNDVDVAAAAVDKDVAPAGGVVKTDLLSLEQEIGGNPAATQGARRARFLLGLGVGIGPGLGLGLAPGYGYGYGGYGAGYGWGYPSYGGYYGSPYYGAGYYPYKQIIIG, encoded by the coding sequence atgcgtGGAATGTGCTTGAACATGCCGCTGGCaacgatgttgttgttgttgttgctctcgaTGCTGGGCACGCACTTGACTGAAGCGACTGAAGCGGCGGCTgtcaacgacgtcgacgtcgctgcagcagctgttgacAAGGATGTGGCACCAGCTGGTGGCGTTGTTAAAACGGATCTGCTGTCATTGGAGCAGGAAATTGGCGGCAATCCAGCGGCGACACAAGGCGCTCGACGAGCTCGTTTCTTGCTGGGATTGGGAGTGGGAATTGGACCAGGACTTGGACTGGGACTTGCACCTGGCTATGGCTATGGCTATGGAGGATATGGTGCTGGCTATGGCTGGGGTTATCCTTCATATGGTGGCTACTACGGTTCACCTTACTACGGCGCAGGATATTATCCTTATAAGCAAATTATCATTGGCTGA